ATTATGTCAGCAATGCCCGGGGGATCAAATTATGAACCTTAAAAAAATCACCGCTGTTTATAAAAAGGAACTTAAGGATACTCTCAGGGATAAGCGGACCATCCTGATGATGTGTTTGGTGCCCATAGTCATGTATCCGGTCCTTTTTGTTTTAATGGGCCAAATCCAGTCGGCAGGAATGGCAAAATTAGAGCTGGAGAAAAGCCGAATTGCGATAAAATCGAAAGCGCCGGTCTATTTGGATTCATTGCTGAAAAATGATGATAATTTATGCATAGTGTCTTCCGAAGATCCTATGGCCGATTTAAAAAATGGCAGTATTCATGGCATTGTTGACATTAAAACCATGACTATCAAAAAATCTCAGGCGATTTCGGATTCCATATTGATTTATTATGACGGGGCGGTGGAGCGTTCGCAGATGGCCAACAGCCGAACAGCCAAATTGGTCGAGCAATACAAAAGGCAGACCCAAAAAGACAATGTCTCCCGGGCCGGTTTGGATACTGCGATACTGGAGCCGTTTGGCTGGCGTTCGGGAAACATCGCGCCTCCTTCCCGTATGGGTGGAAGAATCCTGGGCTTATTAATTCCCCTGTTTTTAGTGATCACTATAGTGATGGGTGCCATGTATCCGGCCATCGACCTAACAGCCGGGGAAAAAGAACGGGGAACCCTGGAGACCATTTTAACGGCGCCTATAGCTAAAATGGACCTGTTCCTGGGTAAATATCTGACCGTTTCCACCATAGCGATCATCACCGGGATTTTGAACCTGGTTTCCATGATGATGACTTTTGGTTTGGGTTTCATACAATTGGGGGCCATATCCGGAAAGATGGATTTTTCCTTAAGCCCGTTGATGTTGGTCCTGATCTTATTTATGTTAATCCCTTTGGCCCTGTTTATTGGCGCCGTCCTGCTTTCGGTTTCGCTGTTCGCCAGATCGTTTAAGGATGCTCAAAATATTATAACCCCGGTTTACCTGGCCTTGATGATGCCGACCTTTATAGCCCTTTCCCCCGGCATCCGGCTGAACGGGTTTCTGGCTCTGGTCCCGATCACCAACATAAC
This DNA window, taken from candidate division TA06 bacterium, encodes the following:
- a CDS encoding CPBP family intramembrane metalloprotease, translating into MNLKKITAVYKKELKDTLRDKRTILMMCLVPIVMYPVLFVLMGQIQSAGMAKLELEKSRIAIKSKAPVYLDSLLKNDDNLCIVSSEDPMADLKNGSIHGIVDIKTMTIKKSQAISDSILIYYDGAVERSQMANSRTAKLVEQYKRQTQKDNVSRAGLDTAILEPFGWRSGNIAPPSRMGGRILGLLIPLFLVITIVMGAMYPAIDLTAGEKERGTLETILTAPIAKMDLFLGKYLTVSTIAIITGILNLVSMMMTFGLGFIQLGAISGKMDFSLSPLMLVLILFMLIPLALFIGAVLLSVSLFARSFKDAQNIITPVYLALMMPTFIALSPGIRLNGFLALVPITNITLLFKDLLLNTFSAEMIFLVFLSNSVFALLGIMTVSRLFGSEQVLMAEGKGLQFSFKRFRIRPVDVLPLSTAVIICTIIMILLFYVAGVLQLRMNHWSMAITEWGLILMPVLLSLWYFKANYRMSLHLRGFNFGAGLGTMLLCIGSMGLTVWVGLVQAKLFPESVKALEPLQKMLGVNVLGISPWLGVFLFGFGPGICEELFFRGMLLSSFRKKMAPAAAIVAVALLFGIFHMSIFRFVPAFLLGIYLTYVVYRTGSIYLSILAHTLNNSFAVLLIHSPTLASKFMWLTGEKPFPPQALAVMTGLVILGVFCIHHSTRLTDSK